The following are encoded in a window of Deinococcus apachensis DSM 19763 genomic DNA:
- the rplV gene encoding 50S ribosomal protein L22 — MTAPAETFRNKKQRKQQVKLRRPGYAIAKYVRMSPRKVRLVVDVIRGKSVAEAEDLLRFIPKSASEPVAKVLKSAKSNAINNDEMLEDRLVVTAAYVDAGPTLKRLIPRARGSANIIKKRTSHITIIVGERAATGRGR, encoded by the coding sequence ATGACCGCTCCGGCTGAGACTTTCCGCAACAAGAAGCAGCGCAAGCAGCAGGTGAAGCTGCGCCGCCCCGGCTACGCCATCGCCAAGTACGTGCGCATGAGCCCCCGCAAGGTGCGCCTCGTGGTAGACGTGATTCGCGGCAAGAGCGTTGCTGAGGCCGAGGACCTGCTCCGCTTCATCCCCAAGAGTGCCTCCGAGCCCGTCGCCAAGGTGCTCAAGAGCGCCAAGAGTAACGCGATCAACAACGACGAGATGCTGGAAGACCGCCTCGTCGTGACGGCCGCCTACGTGGACGCGGGGCCGACCCTCAAGCGCCTGATTCCGCGCGCCCGCGGCAGCGCCAACATCATCAAGAAGCGCACCAGCCACATCACGATCATCGTGGGCGAGCGTGCCGCGACCGGAAGGGGCCGCTAA
- the rpsS gene encoding 30S ribosomal protein S19 has translation MPRSLKKGPFVDDHLLKKVDAQNERRDKRVIKTWSRRSTIVPEMIGHTIAVHNGKQHVPVFVNEQMIGHKLGEFSPTRTYRGHGADKNAKGSKKK, from the coding sequence ATGCCCCGTAGCCTGAAGAAAGGGCCGTTCGTGGATGACCACCTCCTGAAGAAGGTGGACGCCCAGAACGAGCGCCGTGACAAGCGCGTCATCAAGACCTGGAGCCGCCGCTCCACCATCGTGCCCGAGATGATCGGCCACACCATCGCCGTCCACAACGGCAAGCAGCACGTGCCGGTCTTCGTCAACGAGCAGATGATCGGCCACAAACTCGGCGAGTTCAGCCCGACCCGCACCTACCGCGGGCACGGCGCGGACAAGAACGCCAAGGGGAGCAAGAAGAAATGA